The genomic window AGCGCGGCGCGGCCTGCTCGGCCAGTTCGACGCGGCCTTTGTACGTGCCCTTGATGGAGCCGACGCCGACGGTGACGACCATGTCGTACACGTCGGGGGCGACCATCTCCAGGCGCTCACAGCCGGGGATCGCCGCCGCCAGGGTCCGTGGGTCCGTCAGCGCTTCGTAGACCCGCCCCACGTCGGCGTTGAGAACCGCGCTCCCGGAGACCTTCACGCGCTCACCTGTTCCTTCCGCGACTTCCGCGTCTCGTGCAGCTTCCGCAGCTCGTACAGCTCGCTCGGCGAGATCGGCATGCGCCGGACGGCCAGCCCCTCGGCGTCCTCGATCGCCGAGGCGACCGCCGCCGAGGTGGGGATGACCCCGGCCTCGCCGGCGCCCTTCAACCCCAGGGGGTTCACTCCCGATGCCGTGACCATGTGGGCCGTCTGGATATGCGGCACCTCCGTGGCGAACGGGATCAGGAAGTCCATGTAGGAGGCGTTCACCAACTGCCCCGCGTCGTCGTAGACGATCCGCTCGTACAGTGCTCCCCCGACGCCCTGCGCGACGCCGCCGTGCACCTGGCCCTCGACGATGCGCGGGTTCACCACCACACCGCAGTCGTGCACGACGCAGTACCGCAGGATGCGGATATCGGCTGTCTCGGGGTCGGTCTCGACCACGACGCCGTGCGCCCCGGCCGCGAACGTCGAGCGCTCCGGCATGTAGTAGCCGGTCGCCTCCAGGCCCGGCTCGTCGCCGGTGCCGACGGCCGCGGCGAACTGCGTGGCCGCCTTGGCCGCCTCGTCGAAGGCGTAGCGCAGCGGGTTCGAGAGCACCGCGACCGTGCGCAGGTCGATCGACGCCGCGGGGTCGTCGCGGCGCCGCACCGTGCCGTCGACCAGTTCCAGGTCCTCGGGGGCGGTACCGCCGCCCAGCGCCGCCGCCGCGATCCGCTTCGCCTTCTCGGCGACCTTGCCGGCGGCGACCGCGACGGCGTTCCCGCTCGTCACGATCGCGCGCGAGGCGAACGTCCCGACCGCGTACTTGAACCGCCGGGTGTCGCCGGTGATGACGGTGACGTCGCCGACGCCGACCCCCAGCACGTCGGCGGCGATCTGCGCGAGCGACGTGTAGTGCCCCTGGCCCTGGGTGGTGAGCCCGGTGGAGACGACGATCTCCCCGGTCGTCTCCACCTTGACGTGCGCGCCCTCGTACGGCCCCATGCCCGTGCCCTCGACGTACGCCCCGATCCCGATCCCGATCCGGCGCCCCTCGGCGGCGGCCGCGGCGCGCTCGGCCTCGAAGCCGTCCCAGCCGACGAGCTCGCGGATCATCCGCAGCATCGTCGGGTAGTCGCCCGAGTCGTAGATGAGCGGGCGTCCGTCCTGGAAGACCAGGCCCTGGTCGTAGGGCATCTCCTCGGGCTGGATCAGGTTCGCCTCGCGCACCGCGAGCCGGTCCAGGCCCAGGTATTCGGCGATCGCGTCCATCGTCCGCTCCATCGCGAACACGCCTTGCGGACGTCCGGCGCCGCGGTAGGGCGTGACGATGACGGTGTTCGTGTACAGCGATGTGAACTCGACCCGGTACGCGCCGACCTTGTAGGGCCCCAGCAGCTGCGTGGACGTCACGATCGGCACGATGATCCCGTAGGGCACGTAGGCCCCGTTGTCGTGCCAGATCTCGACGCTCAGTCCGAGCAGCCGTCCGGAGCCGTCGAACCCGGCCTCGACGTGCTGCTGCTGGCCGCGCTCATGGGCGCTGGAGATGAAGTGCTCGCGCCGGTCCTCGACCCACTTCACGTCCCGGCCGAGCGTCATCGCCGCCCACGGCACCAGGATCTCCTCGGGCCAGGGATGCACGATCTTCACGCCGAACCCGCCGCCGACGTCGGGGGTGATCACCTCGACGCGGTCCGGCGGCAGCTCCAGCTTGGCCGCCACGGCCAGGCGGACGCTGGTCGAGGTCTGGGTCGAGGTGTGGACTCGCAGGGTCCTGTCATCGGCGTCCCAGTGCGCCAGGACGCCTTTGCCCTCCATCGGCATCGAGGCGCTGCGCTCGATCTGCAGGTCCAGCGACAGGCGGTGCGGGGCGGCGGCGATGGCACCGCGGGCGTCGCCCTTGCCGTTGGTCTGCACGCTGCGCGCGGCGATGTTGCCCGGGACCTCGTCGTGCACGAGTCGCTGCGCCGCCCTGGCCTGGTCGATGCCCACCACCGGCGGCAGGTCCTCGTAGGTGACCACGATCCGCTCGGCGGCGTCCTCGGCGAGGTAGCGATCGGTCGCGACCACCATGACCACGGCCTCGCCGACGTGGTTGACCTCGTCCTTGGCCAGGCAGTACGGGGTGCGGGGATGGCTGAGGTCGGGATGCGGGATCAGCAGCGGGAGCGGTTCGGCGACGCGGCCGGGCAGGTCCTCGTGGGTGTAGACGGCGACGAGGCCCTCGACGTCCAGCGCGTCGGTGACATCGATGTCTGCGATGCGCGCGTGCGCGACCGGGCTGCGGACGAAGGCCGCCGCGAGTGCGCCGCGGCCGAGGTCGTCGAGATAGCGGCCATCGCCTCGCAGAAGACGCGGATCCTCTTTGCGGACCAGCGGTTGGCCGACGAGCTTGTCACTC from Catenulispora sp. GP43 includes these protein-coding regions:
- the cutA gene encoding aerobic carbon-monoxide dehydrogenase large subunit encodes the protein MSDKLVGQPLVRKEDPRLLRGDGRYLDDLGRGALAAAFVRSPVAHARIADIDVTDALDVEGLVAVYTHEDLPGRVAEPLPLLIPHPDLSHPRTPYCLAKDEVNHVGEAVVMVVATDRYLAEDAAERIVVTYEDLPPVVGIDQARAAQRLVHDEVPGNIAARSVQTNGKGDARGAIAAAPHRLSLDLQIERSASMPMEGKGVLAHWDADDRTLRVHTSTQTSTSVRLAVAAKLELPPDRVEVITPDVGGGFGVKIVHPWPEEILVPWAAMTLGRDVKWVEDRREHFISSAHERGQQQHVEAGFDGSGRLLGLSVEIWHDNGAYVPYGIIVPIVTSTQLLGPYKVGAYRVEFTSLYTNTVIVTPYRGAGRPQGVFAMERTMDAIAEYLGLDRLAVREANLIQPEEMPYDQGLVFQDGRPLIYDSGDYPTMLRMIRELVGWDGFEAERAAAAAEGRRIGIGIGAYVEGTGMGPYEGAHVKVETTGEIVVSTGLTTQGQGHYTSLAQIAADVLGVGVGDVTVITGDTRRFKYAVGTFASRAIVTSGNAVAVAAGKVAEKAKRIAAAALGGGTAPEDLELVDGTVRRRDDPAASIDLRTVAVLSNPLRYAFDEAAKAATQFAAAVGTGDEPGLEATGYYMPERSTFAAGAHGVVVETDPETADIRILRYCVVHDCGVVVNPRIVEGQVHGGVAQGVGGALYERIVYDDAGQLVNASYMDFLIPFATEVPHIQTAHMVTASGVNPLGLKGAGEAGVIPTSAAVASAIEDAEGLAVRRMPISPSELYELRKLHETRKSRKEQVSA